In Chitinophagales bacterium, a single genomic region encodes these proteins:
- a CDS encoding polysaccharide deacetylase family protein: MRLVKTPLLLKKLFPNLIWNKSRTEKTVYLTFDDGPTIGITSWVLNELDKYNAKATFFCSGKNAELYPNILMKTIENGHRIGNHTFSHCNAWKTELATYLKDVEHCSKIIDTHLFRPPYGKFTPKLIKRLIKKFDIVLWDIISYDFDADVSAEQCYNNVINNVENGSIIVFHDSEKAIKNLRAVLPKVLKYLSDNGYKMNAL, translated from the coding sequence ATGAGATTAGTTAAAACGCCTTTATTGTTAAAAAAGCTATTTCCTAATTTGATTTGGAACAAAAGTAGAACAGAAAAAACTGTTTATTTAACTTTTGATGACGGCCCCACAATAGGAATAACAAGCTGGGTTTTAAACGAATTAGATAAATATAATGCTAAAGCAACATTTTTTTGCTCAGGTAAAAATGCCGAATTATATCCCAATATTTTAATGAAAACAATTGAAAATGGTCATCGTATAGGCAACCATACTTTTAGCCACTGCAACGCTTGGAAAACGGAATTAGCTACATATTTAAAAGATGTGGAACATTGTAGTAAAATTATTGATACCCATTTATTTAGACCTCCTTACGGAAAATTTACTCCTAAATTAATTAAAAGGCTTATTAAAAAATTTGACATAGTACTTTGGGATATTATTTCTTATGATTTTGATGCGGATGTTTCTGCTGAGCAGTGCTACAATAATGTGATTAACAATGTAGAAAATGGTTCTATTATTGTTTTTCACGATAGCGAAAAAGCCATTAAAAATTTAAGAGCTGTTTTGCCAAAAGTTTTGAAATATTTAAGTGATAATGGCTATAAAATGAATGCTCTATAG